From the genome of Candidozyma auris chromosome 2, complete sequence, one region includes:
- a CDS encoding oxidoreductase, which translates to MSFGTKAAERLANKIVLITGASSGIGAATAKEFASAANGNIKLILTARRQERLAELASELTKKYSPIKIHTAKLDVSDTASITPFITGLPKEFSDIDVLINNAGKALGKDNVGDIALEDIHGMVQTNVLGLIAMTQAVIPIFKKKNAGDIVNIGSIAGREPYPGGSIYCATKSAVRFFSHSLRKELINTSIRVLEVDPGAVETEFSVVRFHGDKAAADKVYEGTTPLTAEDIAEVIVFGCTRRQNTVIAETLVFPSHQAGSAHIYKRQ; encoded by the coding sequence ATGTCTTTTGGAACTAAAGCTGCTGAACGTTTAGCCAACAAAATCGTGCTTATTACTGGTGCCTCTTCAGGTATTGGAGCGGCTACGGCAAAAGAGTTCGCTCTGGCTGCCAATGGTAacatcaagttgatcttgaCTGCTAGGAGACAAGAGCGCTTAGCGGAATTGGCCAGCGAATTGACCAAGAAATACTCCCCCATCAAGATCCACACGGCCAAGCTCGATGTCAGCGACACAGCATCAATCACACCATTTATTACTGGTTTGCCAAAAGAATTCTCCGACATTGACGTTTTGATCAACAACGCTGGAAAGGCATTGGGTAAAGACAATGTAGGTGATATTGCCCTCGAGGACATCCATGGAATGGTGCAGACCAATGTTTTGGGACTCATTGCAATGACTCAGGCAGTGATTCCtatcttcaagaagaaaaatgccGGTGATATCGTCAACATTGGTTCCATTGCTGGTAGAGAGCCATACCCTGGTGGATCCATTTATTGCGCTACCAAGTCTGCAGTAAGATTCTTCTCCCACTCTTTGAGAAaggagttgatcaacacTAGTATCAGAGTGTTAGAAGTGGACCCTGGTGCAGTGGAGACCGAGTTTAGTGTGGTCAGATTCCATGGCGATAAGGCTGCCGCTGATAAGGTGTATGAAGGCACCACACCTTTGACTGCCGAGGACATTGCCGAGGTGATTGTCTTTGGTTGCACAAGAAGACAGAATACTGTCATTGCTGAGACCTTGGTGTTCCCTAGCCACCAAGCCGGTTCAGCCCACATTTATAAAAGACAGTAG